A single Comamonas sp. NLF-1-9 DNA region contains:
- a CDS encoding helix-turn-helix transcriptional regulator translates to MKHMPAEVIDQVAAYFQVLAEPTRLRLLNLLREREYNVGELAQACGYTSANVSRHLSLMSKHGIVAREERGTSVYFRIADERVDELCELVCGSIASRMQAASAVHDAFKALI, encoded by the coding sequence ATGAAGCACATGCCTGCCGAGGTCATCGATCAAGTGGCCGCCTACTTTCAGGTGCTGGCCGAGCCCACGCGGCTGCGCCTGCTCAATCTGCTGCGCGAGCGCGAATACAACGTGGGCGAGCTGGCCCAGGCCTGCGGCTATACCTCGGCCAACGTCTCGCGCCACCTCTCGCTCATGAGCAAGCACGGCATCGTCGCGCGCGAAGAACGCGGCACCAGCGTCTACTTCCGCATTGCCGACGAGCGCGTGGACGAGCTGTGCGAACTGGTCTGCGGCAGCATCGCCAGCCGCATGCAGGCGGCCAGCGCCGTGCACGATGCCTTCAAGGCCTTGATCTGA
- the alaS gene encoding alanine--tRNA ligase, translating into MKSQNPPTSVAQIRQSFLDFFAARGHTIVPSSPLVPGNDPTLMFTNSGMVQFKDVFLGTDQRPYTRATSVQACLRAGGKHNDLENVGYTARHHTFFEMLGNWSFGDYFKRESIEWGWELLTQVYGLPPERLLATVYHEDDEAYDIWTKVIGLPPERVIRIGDNKGGKYKSDNFWMMADTGPCGPCSEIFYDHGPHIPGGPPGSPDEDGDRFIEIWNHVFMQFNMAADGSVTPLPAPCVDTGMGLERLAAILQHVHSNYEIDLFQALIAAAARETGCADLSNPSLKVIADHIRATAFLVSDGVIPGNEGRGYVQRRIIRRAIRHGYKLGQKTPFFHKLVADLVAQMGEAYPRLAEQQAHITGVLKTEEERFFETLAHGMEILDAALAGGATTLPGEVAFKLHDTYGFPLDLTNDVCRERGVAVDEAGFDAAMQHQKEQARAAGKFKMDKLLDYHGDANTFTGYEHLAEDSKIVAIYAGGESVSELKEGENGVLVLDVTPFYAESGGQVGDAGVIGAGGARFAVHDTQKIKAGVFGHHGELASGSLKVGDAVQAQVDAERRAATMRNHSVTHLMHKALREVLGAHVQQKGSLVDADKTRFDFAHNQPVTAAQIQEVERRVNAEVLANTATQARVMDIEAAKATGAVMLFGEKYGESVRVLDIGSSREFCGGTHVARTGDIGLFKIVMEGGVAAGIRRVEAITGANALAYLQGLEATVRDAAAALKAPTEELRQRIAATLEHARGLEKELAQLKGKLAASQGDELAAQAVEVKGLKVLAAVLPGADAKALRETMDKLKDKLGAAAIVLAAVDGDKLQIAAGVTRAETAKLKAGDLVNFVARQVGGKGGGKSDMAMAGGSDAAALPAALASVQAWVAERL; encoded by the coding sequence ATGAAATCGCAGAACCCGCCGACCAGCGTTGCACAAATCCGCCAGAGCTTTCTGGACTTCTTCGCCGCGCGCGGCCACACCATCGTGCCCTCCAGCCCGCTGGTGCCGGGCAACGACCCGACGCTGATGTTCACCAACAGCGGCATGGTGCAGTTCAAGGACGTATTCCTCGGCACCGACCAGCGCCCCTACACGCGCGCCACCAGCGTGCAGGCCTGCCTGCGCGCAGGGGGCAAGCACAACGACCTGGAAAACGTCGGCTATACCGCGCGCCACCACACCTTCTTCGAGATGCTGGGCAACTGGAGCTTTGGCGACTACTTCAAGCGCGAGAGCATCGAATGGGGCTGGGAGCTGCTCACCCAGGTCTACGGCCTGCCGCCGGAAAGACTGCTGGCCACCGTCTACCACGAGGACGACGAGGCCTACGACATCTGGACCAAGGTGATCGGCCTGCCGCCAGAGCGCGTGATCCGCATCGGCGACAACAAGGGCGGCAAGTACAAGAGCGACAACTTCTGGATGATGGCCGACACCGGCCCCTGCGGCCCGTGTTCGGAGATCTTCTACGACCACGGCCCGCACATCCCCGGCGGCCCGCCCGGCAGCCCCGATGAAGACGGCGACCGCTTCATCGAGATCTGGAACCACGTGTTCATGCAGTTCAACATGGCGGCGGACGGCTCGGTCACGCCGCTGCCCGCGCCTTGCGTCGATACCGGTATGGGCCTGGAGCGGCTGGCCGCCATCTTGCAGCACGTGCACAGCAACTACGAGATCGACCTGTTCCAGGCCTTGATCGCCGCTGCCGCGCGCGAGACCGGCTGCGCCGACCTGAGCAACCCCTCGCTCAAGGTGATTGCCGACCATATCCGCGCCACCGCTTTCCTGGTCAGCGACGGCGTGATCCCGGGCAACGAAGGCCGTGGCTATGTGCAGCGGCGCATCATCCGCCGCGCCATCCGCCACGGCTACAAGCTGGGGCAAAAGACCCCGTTCTTTCACAAGCTCGTGGCCGACCTGGTCGCGCAAATGGGCGAGGCCTACCCGCGCCTTGCCGAGCAGCAGGCGCACATCACCGGCGTGCTCAAGACCGAGGAAGAGCGCTTTTTCGAGACGCTGGCGCATGGCATGGAAATCCTCGACGCGGCACTGGCCGGCGGCGCGACGACCCTGCCCGGAGAAGTCGCCTTCAAGCTGCACGACACCTACGGCTTTCCGCTGGATTTGACCAACGACGTCTGCCGCGAGCGCGGCGTGGCGGTCGATGAAGCGGGCTTTGACGCCGCGATGCAGCACCAGAAGGAGCAGGCGCGGGCGGCGGGCAAGTTCAAGATGGACAAGCTGCTCGACTACCACGGCGACGCCAATACCTTCACCGGCTACGAGCATCTGGCAGAAGATTCAAAAATCGTAGCTATCTACGCAGGCGGGGAAAGCGTCAGCGAGCTGAAAGAGGGTGAAAACGGCGTGCTGGTGCTGGACGTGACGCCGTTCTACGCCGAATCCGGCGGCCAGGTGGGCGACGCGGGCGTCATCGGCGCGGGCGGCGCGCGCTTTGCGGTGCACGACACGCAAAAAATCAAGGCCGGCGTCTTTGGCCACCATGGCGAGCTCGCTTCGGGCAGCCTCAAGGTGGGCGATGCGGTGCAGGCGCAGGTCGATGCCGAGCGGCGCGCCGCCACCATGCGCAACCACAGCGTCACGCACCTGATGCACAAGGCGCTGCGCGAGGTGCTGGGCGCGCACGTGCAGCAAAAGGGCTCGCTGGTCGATGCCGACAAGACGCGCTTTGACTTTGCGCACAACCAGCCGGTGACGGCGGCGCAGATCCAGGAGGTCGAGCGCCGGGTGAATGCCGAGGTGCTGGCCAATACCGCGACGCAGGCGCGCGTGATGGACATCGAAGCGGCCAAGGCCACCGGCGCGGTGATGCTGTTCGGCGAAAAATACGGCGAGAGCGTGCGCGTGCTGGACATCGGCAGCAGCCGCGAGTTCTGCGGCGGCACCCACGTCGCGCGCACCGGCGACATCGGCTTGTTCAAGATCGTCATGGAGGGCGGCGTGGCCGCCGGCATACGCCGGGTGGAGGCGATCACGGGCGCGAATGCGCTGGCCTACCTGCAAGGGCTGGAGGCCACGGTGCGCGACGCCGCCGCTGCGCTCAAGGCCCCGACGGAAGAGCTCAGGCAGCGCATTGCCGCCACGCTGGAGCACGCCAGGGGGCTGGAGAAGGAGCTCGCCCAGCTCAAGGGCAAGCTCGCCGCGAGCCAGGGCGATGAGCTTGCGGCGCAGGCGGTTGAAGTCAAGGGCCTGAAGGTGCTGGCCGCGGTGTTGCCTGGGGCCGACGCCAAGGCCTTGCGCGAGACCATGGACAAGCTCAAGGACAAGCTCGGGGCCGCAGCCATCGTGCTTGCCGCGGTCGATGGCGACAAATTGCAGATTGCCGCTGGCGTGACCAGGGCCGAAACCGCCAAGCTCAAGGCGGGCGATCTGGTCAACTTCGTCGCCCGGCAGGTGGGCGGCAAGGGCGGCGGCAAGAGCGACATGGCCATGGCCGGCGGCAGCGACGCCGCCGCGCTGCCGGCGGCGCTGGCCAGCGTCCAGGCCTGGGTGGCAGAGCGCCTCTAG
- a CDS encoding tRNA-binding protein — protein sequence MAEIGWDDFTKVELRVGRIVAAEVFKEARKPAYKLQVDFGAEIGVKKSSAQITAHYTPEALLGRLVVAVVNFPPKQIGPMRSECLVTGFHDAAGQVLLCVPDGDVPLGTRLL from the coding sequence ATGGCAGAGATCGGCTGGGACGACTTCACCAAGGTTGAGCTGCGCGTGGGCCGCATCGTCGCCGCCGAGGTGTTCAAGGAAGCGCGCAAGCCCGCCTACAAGCTGCAGGTGGATTTCGGCGCCGAGATCGGCGTGAAGAAGTCCAGCGCCCAGATCACCGCGCACTACACGCCCGAGGCACTGCTCGGGCGCCTGGTGGTGGCGGTGGTGAACTTCCCGCCCAAGCAGATCGGGCCGATGCGCTCCGAATGCCTGGTGACGGGCTTTCACGACGCGGCTGGCCAGGTGCTGCTGTGCGTGCCCGATGGCGATGTGCCGCTGGGCACGCGCCTGCTCTGA
- a CDS encoding winged helix-turn-helix transcriptional regulator produces MIELDRIDRKILEALQREGRLPMTELAQRIGLSASPCTERVRRLEREGVIQGYHARVNPEALGRGLIVFVELTLSAKSAQTFEAVRQALLLEPRVLECHLISGSFDYLLKVRLSAMREYRELLGHILRQIPVPAQSNSYVVMEEIQENGPLPVGL; encoded by the coding sequence ATGATTGAGCTTGACCGCATCGACCGGAAAATCCTCGAAGCCCTGCAGCGCGAGGGCCGCCTGCCCATGACCGAGCTGGCGCAGCGCATAGGCCTGAGCGCCTCGCCCTGCACCGAGCGCGTCAGACGCCTGGAGCGCGAAGGGGTGATCCAGGGCTACCACGCGCGCGTGAACCCCGAGGCGCTGGGGCGCGGCCTGATCGTCTTCGTGGAGCTGACGCTGTCGGCCAAGTCCGCCCAGACCTTCGAGGCGGTGCGCCAGGCGCTGCTGCTGGAGCCGCGCGTACTCGAATGCCATCTGATCTCGGGCAGCTTTGACTACCTGCTCAAGGTGCGTCTGTCGGCGATGCGCGAATACCGCGAGCTGCTGGGCCACATCCTGCGCCAGATTCCGGTGCCGGCGCAGAGCAACAGCTATGTGGTGATGGAGGAAATCCAGGAAAACGGGCCACTGCCCGTGGGCTTGTAG
- a CDS encoding D-amino acid dehydrogenase has product MLRHLATYFSETCCALLPKLSAQQRLRRNSEAHMKVLVLGGGVIGVSTAYYLARAGADVTVLERESGVALETSFANAGQVSPGYSTPWAAPGIPLKALKWMFQKHAPLAIRLDGSMFQLRWMAMMLRNCTDARYAVNKERMTRIAEYSRDCLRQLREDTGIAYEQRTQGTLQVFRTAKQLAAAHRDTEVLDECGVPYRLMTDPADLVQYEPALAHAKGLVGGLQLPGDETGDCQRFTAALAEKAIALGVKFRFGVQIAELQQRGGQVSGVRLAGEAAEVLTADRYVLALGSYSRAMATGLGLDLPVYPVKGYSLTIPLVDESRAPVSTVMDETYKVAITRFDERIRVGGMAELGGFDLRLNPQRRATLEMVTKGLFAGGGDLPAATFWTGLRPMTPDGTPIVGATHLSNLLLNTGHGTLGWTMAAGSGKLVADLTLGHTPDISTSGLGVDRYGKNSGSRNPGLGHKPVHA; this is encoded by the coding sequence ATGTTGCGGCATTTGGCCACGTATTTCAGTGAGACTTGCTGCGCGCTATTGCCTAAACTTTCAGCACAGCAGCGACTCAGACGCAATTCGGAGGCACACATGAAGGTTCTGGTTCTTGGCGGCGGCGTGATCGGTGTCAGCACGGCTTATTACCTGGCGCGTGCGGGGGCGGATGTGACGGTGCTCGAGCGCGAAAGCGGCGTGGCGCTGGAAACCAGCTTTGCCAATGCCGGCCAGGTCTCGCCCGGCTATAGCACGCCCTGGGCCGCGCCCGGCATTCCGCTGAAGGCGCTCAAGTGGATGTTCCAGAAGCACGCGCCGCTGGCCATCCGCCTCGACGGCTCGATGTTCCAGCTGCGCTGGATGGCCATGATGCTGCGCAACTGCACCGATGCGCGCTACGCGGTGAACAAGGAGCGCATGACGCGCATCGCCGAATACAGCCGCGACTGCCTGCGCCAGCTGCGCGAAGACACCGGCATCGCCTACGAGCAGCGCACCCAAGGCACGCTGCAGGTGTTTCGCACGGCCAAGCAACTGGCGGCCGCGCACCGCGACACCGAGGTGCTCGACGAATGCGGCGTGCCCTACCGCCTGATGACCGACCCGGCCGACCTCGTCCAATACGAACCGGCGCTGGCGCACGCGAAGGGCCTGGTCGGCGGCCTGCAGTTGCCGGGGGACGAGACCGGCGACTGCCAGCGCTTTACCGCCGCGCTGGCCGAAAAAGCCATCGCGCTGGGCGTGAAGTTCCGCTTCGGCGTGCAGATCGCCGAGCTGCAGCAGCGCGGCGGCCAGGTGAGCGGCGTGCGCCTGGCGGGTGAGGCCGCCGAAGTGCTCACCGCCGACCGCTACGTGCTCGCCCTGGGCAGCTACAGCCGCGCCATGGCGACGGGGCTGGGGCTCGATCTGCCGGTCTACCCCGTCAAGGGCTATTCGCTCACCATCCCGCTGGTCGACGAGAGCCGGGCGCCGGTTTCTACCGTGATGGACGAAACCTACAAAGTGGCCATCACCCGCTTTGATGAGCGCATCCGCGTCGGCGGCATGGCCGAGCTCGGCGGCTTTGACCTGCGCCTGAACCCGCAGCGCCGCGCCACGCTGGAGATGGTGACCAAGGGCTTGTTTGCCGGCGGCGGCGACCTGCCTGCGGCCACGTTCTGGACCGGCCTGCGCCCGATGACGCCGGACGGCACGCCCATCGTCGGCGCGACGCACTTGTCCAATCTGCTGCTGAACACCGGACACGGCACGCTGGGCTGGACCATGGCGGCGGGCTCGGGCAAGCTGGTCGCCGACCTCACGCTGGGCCATACGCCCGACATCTCGACTTCTGGCCTGGGCGTCGACCGCTATGGCAAGAATAGCGGCTCGCGCAATCCGGGCCTGGGCCACAAGCCGGTTCATGCCTGA
- a CDS encoding acetate/propionate family kinase codes for MNTDWILALNCGSSSIKFALFQAGQRRLPRQPAWGGKVQGIGQARPVLDLSDAPSQPVALDATHPNTTALELILERVQQHIAGQGRLAAVVHRVVHGGQRYFAPTRVSAALIDALRALIPLAPLHQPFPLKAMSLILAQHPTVAQVACFDTAFHQSTAQVEQMFALPWSAWQADVRRYGFHGLSYDYMAHALPERHGEAARGRTIVAHLGSGASLCAMHGLKSVATTMGFSALDGLMMGTRCGAIDPGAVIYLMQEQGLGTEAVARMLYHDSGLLGVSGVSPDPRELLPLETTNERVRLALALYVHRIVREIGALTAVLGGLDMLVFTAGIGEHNDVLRARICAPLAWLGVQLDGAANAAHAPVIASGASRVIVGVEPTNEEWMAATQASELLGLGD; via the coding sequence ATGAACACCGACTGGATCCTGGCGCTCAATTGCGGCTCGTCGAGCATCAAGTTCGCGCTGTTCCAGGCCGGCCAGCGCCGACTGCCGCGCCAGCCCGCCTGGGGCGGCAAGGTGCAAGGCATAGGGCAGGCGCGGCCCGTGCTCGACCTGAGCGACGCGCCCTCGCAGCCCGTGGCGCTGGACGCCACGCACCCCAACACCACGGCGCTGGAGCTCATCCTGGAGCGCGTCCAGCAGCACATCGCCGGCCAGGGCCGACTCGCAGCCGTGGTGCACCGCGTGGTGCATGGCGGCCAGCGCTACTTTGCGCCCACACGCGTGAGTGCGGCGCTGATCGACGCGCTGCGCGCACTGATTCCGCTGGCGCCGCTGCACCAGCCCTTCCCGCTCAAGGCCATGAGCCTGATCCTGGCGCAGCACCCCACGGTGGCGCAGGTGGCCTGCTTTGACACCGCGTTCCACCAGAGCACGGCGCAGGTCGAGCAGATGTTCGCCCTTCCCTGGTCGGCCTGGCAGGCGGACGTGCGCCGCTACGGTTTTCACGGCCTGTCCTACGACTACATGGCCCACGCCCTGCCCGAGCGCCACGGCGAGGCCGCGCGCGGGCGCACCATCGTGGCGCACCTGGGCAGCGGCGCCAGCCTGTGCGCGATGCACGGGCTCAAGAGCGTGGCGACCACCATGGGCTTTTCCGCGCTGGACGGCCTGATGATGGGCACGCGCTGCGGCGCGATCGACCCCGGCGCGGTGATCTATCTGATGCAAGAGCAAGGCCTGGGCACCGAGGCAGTGGCGCGGATGCTCTACCACGACAGCGGCCTGCTGGGCGTCTCGGGCGTCTCGCCCGATCCGCGCGAGCTGCTGCCGCTGGAGACGACGAACGAGCGCGTGCGCCTGGCGCTTGCACTTTACGTACACCGCATCGTGCGCGAAATCGGCGCGCTCACCGCCGTGCTCGGGGGCCTGGACATGCTGGTCTTCACGGCCGGCATCGGCGAGCACAACGACGTGCTGCGCGCGCGCATCTGCGCGCCTCTGGCCTGGCTGGGCGTGCAGCTGGACGGCGCCGCCAATGCGGCTCACGCCCCGGTGATCGCAAGCGGCGCCAGCCGCGTGATCGTGGGCGTGGAGCCGACCAACGAGGAATGGATGGCGGCGACGCAGGCGAGCGAACTGCTGGGGCTTGGCGACTGA
- a CDS encoding oxaloacetate decarboxylase, with amino-acid sequence MTIPTAEQIRQRRAAFRQLHASGCFALPNPWDPGSARYLAHLGFKALATTSSGWAWSRGSFDGGMSLDAVLGHLREMVAATALPVNADFEKGFADAPEDVARHVRLAIDTGIAGVSIEDSSGKPDAPLFDIALGAERIRAARKAIDASGQDVMLIGRAENFFVGRPDIDDAIARLRAYSEAGADCLYAPALHTREQIAAVVAACAPKPVNVLIGGASDFTMADMAQLGVRRVSVGGGLARAAWGGFMRAAQELAEHGRFDGFAGAAPGRELNQLFRA; translated from the coding sequence ATGACCATCCCCACCGCCGAGCAAATCCGGCAGCGGCGCGCCGCGTTTCGCCAGTTGCACGCCTCGGGCTGCTTCGCGCTGCCCAACCCCTGGGACCCGGGTTCGGCGCGCTATCTGGCGCACCTGGGCTTCAAGGCGCTGGCCACGACGAGCTCGGGCTGGGCCTGGTCGCGCGGCAGCTTTGATGGCGGCATGTCGCTGGACGCGGTGCTCGGCCACCTGCGCGAGATGGTCGCGGCAACCGCGCTGCCGGTGAACGCCGACTTCGAAAAGGGCTTTGCCGATGCGCCCGAGGACGTGGCACGGCACGTGCGCTTGGCGATCGATACCGGCATAGCTGGCGTCTCCATCGAAGACTCCAGCGGCAAGCCCGACGCGCCGCTCTTTGACATCGCGCTCGGGGCTGAGCGCATCCGCGCGGCACGCAAGGCGATAGACGCCAGCGGGCAGGACGTGATGCTGATCGGCCGCGCAGAAAATTTCTTCGTCGGCCGCCCCGACATCGACGACGCCATCGCCCGCCTGCGCGCCTACTCCGAGGCCGGCGCCGACTGCCTCTACGCCCCGGCACTGCACACGCGCGAGCAGATTGCCGCCGTGGTCGCGGCCTGCGCGCCCAAGCCGGTGAACGTGCTGATCGGCGGCGCCAGCGACTTCACCATGGCCGACATGGCGCAGCTGGGCGTGCGCCGCGTGAGCGTGGGTGGAGGCCTGGCGCGTGCCGCCTGGGGCGGCTTCATGCGTGCGGCGCAAGAGCTGGCCGAGCACGGGCGCTTCGATGGCTTTGCGGGCGCGGCGCCGGGGCGCGAGCTCAACCAGCTGTTTCGCGCTTGA
- a CDS encoding nucleoside deaminase, translated as MSPTPTHTDTDTALLRHAVELARRNRQEGGQPFGAVIARGGQTLASGVNEIHRTHDPSTHAEMQALRAATRALGEPQLRGCDVYASGHPCPMCLAAIVMAGARQVFFAFDNADAAPWQLSSEASYQRLRMPLQPPPLPLLRLATGIRAAQLYGDEPWPAQA; from the coding sequence ATGAGCCCTACACCCACGCACACCGATACCGACACCGCCCTGCTGCGCCACGCCGTGGAGCTGGCGCGGCGCAACCGCCAGGAGGGCGGCCAGCCCTTTGGAGCCGTGATCGCACGCGGCGGCCAGACGCTGGCCAGCGGCGTGAACGAGATCCACCGCACGCACGACCCCAGCACCCACGCCGAAATGCAGGCGCTGCGCGCCGCCACCCGCGCGCTGGGCGAGCCGCAGCTGCGCGGCTGCGACGTCTACGCCAGCGGCCACCCCTGCCCGATGTGCCTGGCCGCCATCGTCATGGCCGGCGCGCGGCAGGTGTTCTTTGCCTTCGACAATGCCGATGCCGCCCCCTGGCAGCTTTCCAGCGAAGCGAGCTACCAGCGCCTGCGCATGCCGCTGCAACCCCCGCCGCTGCCGCTGCTACGCCTTGCCACCGGCATCCGCGCGGCCCAGCTTTACGGCGACGAGCCCTGGCCGGCGCAAGCCTGA
- a CDS encoding flavodoxin family protein — MLKCLLMVYHTLTGGTLQMVQAARAGAEGEAELEVRMLQAAQTGVDEVLAADGYLFATPENLASMSGMMKDFFDRTYYGVLERIAGRPYAAMVCAGSDGAGAARQIARIATGWRLKAVAEPLIVCTHAQSPEAILAPKQIAQSERARCAALGEALASGLALGVF, encoded by the coding sequence ATGCTCAAATGCCTGCTCATGGTCTATCACACGCTCACCGGCGGCACGCTGCAAATGGTGCAGGCCGCGCGCGCGGGCGCCGAAGGTGAAGCCGAGCTAGAGGTGCGCATGCTGCAGGCCGCGCAGACCGGCGTGGACGAGGTGCTGGCCGCCGACGGCTATCTGTTTGCCACGCCGGAAAACCTGGCGAGCATGAGCGGCATGATGAAAGACTTTTTCGACCGGACCTACTACGGCGTGCTCGAGCGCATTGCCGGGCGCCCCTATGCAGCCATGGTCTGCGCCGGCAGCGACGGCGCGGGCGCGGCGCGGCAGATTGCGCGCATTGCCACGGGCTGGCGCCTCAAGGCCGTGGCCGAGCCGCTGATCGTCTGCACGCACGCGCAAAGCCCCGAGGCGATTCTCGCGCCCAAGCAGATCGCGCAGTCCGAGCGCGCGCGCTGCGCGGCCCTGGGCGAAGCGCTGGCCAGCGGACTGGCGCTGGGCGTGTTTTGA
- a CDS encoding phosphoethanolamine transferase gives MSAQRAALYLSLYLLLAANWPLWLELARIASAPAELARLVLGMAGLSMAATLLVLAPLAWTRAARWLWPLVLLVAAIAQYYMLIYKVAMDPGMLANVLQTDVREARDLLSWRMLAALVLVLLVPGLWLARLRLAPAPWWRQGLGNGLLLVLALALAALSVALGSRDLAPLMRNHTALRYLINPAAPLFSTGVAIHERWFSRPRTLVGMSDGAALGASYAPGQRPLLFVLVVGETARADHFALNGYARDTNPELARREVLSWRQVFACGTSTYASLPCMFSPLGREAFIARSQDYENLLDVVQAAGLAVLWLDNQGGCKGVCERVHFADAIDGLDAQQRARLCQGGECSDEAMLAGLDTRIAALPEAQRARGVLLVLHQMGSHGPAYYKRSRPEEKRFAPECRTEVLSDCDHQALINSYDNSIVATDAFLARTLDWLQARERENDTGMLYLSDHGESLGEYGLFLHGMPYGIAPDAQKHVPMIGWFSAPLRARLGLSTDCLRAGLDQRLTHDYLYSSMLGALDLRSPSYQRALDVLAPCRRP, from the coding sequence ATGTCCGCCCAGCGCGCGGCGCTGTATTTGAGCCTGTATCTGCTCCTGGCCGCCAACTGGCCGCTGTGGCTGGAGCTCGCGCGCATTGCCAGTGCACCGGCGGAGCTTGCGCGCCTGGTGCTCGGCATGGCGGGCCTCAGTATGGCCGCCACGCTGCTGGTGCTCGCGCCGCTGGCGTGGACGCGCGCGGCGCGCTGGCTCTGGCCGCTGGTGCTGCTGGTGGCCGCCATCGCGCAGTACTACATGCTGATCTACAAGGTGGCGATGGACCCCGGCATGCTGGCCAACGTGCTGCAGACCGACGTGCGTGAGGCGCGCGACCTGCTCTCCTGGCGCATGCTGGCGGCGCTGGTGCTGGTTCTGCTGGTGCCTGGCCTGTGGCTTGCGCGCCTGCGCCTTGCGCCCGCGCCCTGGTGGCGCCAAGGGCTGGGCAATGGCTTGCTGCTGGTGCTGGCGCTGGCGCTGGCCGCGCTCAGCGTCGCCCTGGGTTCGCGCGACCTGGCGCCGCTGATGCGCAACCACACCGCGCTGCGCTATCTGATCAACCCGGCGGCACCGCTGTTTTCCACTGGCGTGGCCATCCATGAGCGCTGGTTCAGCCGCCCGCGCACGCTGGTGGGAATGAGCGATGGTGCGGCCCTGGGCGCGAGCTACGCGCCGGGGCAGCGGCCGCTGCTCTTCGTGCTGGTGGTGGGCGAGACGGCGCGCGCCGACCACTTTGCGCTCAACGGCTATGCGCGCGACACCAACCCCGAGCTGGCGCGCCGCGAGGTGCTGAGCTGGCGCCAGGTGTTTGCCTGCGGCACCAGCACCTATGCGTCGCTGCCCTGCATGTTCTCGCCGCTGGGGCGCGAGGCCTTCATCGCGCGCAGCCAGGACTACGAGAACCTGCTGGACGTGGTCCAGGCTGCGGGCCTGGCGGTGCTGTGGCTGGACAACCAGGGCGGCTGCAAGGGTGTGTGCGAGCGCGTGCACTTTGCCGATGCGATCGATGGGCTGGATGCGCAGCAGCGCGCCCGCCTGTGCCAGGGCGGCGAATGCAGCGATGAAGCCATGCTTGCCGGGCTGGACACCCGCATCGCGGCGCTGCCAGAGGCGCAGCGCGCGCGCGGCGTACTGCTGGTGTTGCACCAGATGGGCAGCCACGGCCCGGCCTACTACAAGCGCTCGCGCCCCGAGGAAAAGCGCTTTGCGCCCGAATGCCGCACCGAGGTGCTCTCCGACTGCGACCATCAGGCGCTGATCAACAGCTACGACAACTCCATCGTCGCGACCGACGCCTTTCTCGCGCGCACGCTGGACTGGCTGCAGGCGCGCGAGCGCGAGAACGACACCGGCATGCTCTACCTCAGCGACCATGGCGAGTCGCTGGGCGAATACGGGCTGTTCCTGCACGGCATGCCCTACGGCATTGCGCCCGATGCGCAAAAGCACGTGCCCATGATCGGCTGGTTCAGCGCCCCTTTGCGCGCGCGCCTTGGGCTGTCGACCGATTGCCTGCGCGCCGGTCTGGACCAGCGGCTGACGCACGACTATCTCTACTCCAGCATGCTCGGGGCGCTGGACCTGCGCTCGCCCAGCTACCAGCGCGCGCTCGATGTGCTGGCGCCGTGCCGCAGGCCTTGA
- a CDS encoding peroxidase-related enzyme (This protein belongs to a clade of uncharacterized proteins related to peroxidases such as the alkylhydroperoxidase AhpD.), whose product MTRRYPVPELASLPEDIRARILEVQEKAGFIPNVFLALARRPAEWRAFFAYHDALMLKEEGSLTKGEREMIVVATSSANQCLYCVVAHGALLRIYEKQPLVSDQVAANYRKADITPRQRAMLDFALKLSQRSAEVEEADFERLHAHGFDDEDIWDIAAISAFFGLSNRMASFAHIEPNPEFYLMGRLPREKKA is encoded by the coding sequence ATGACACGACGCTACCCCGTACCCGAACTGGCCAGCTTGCCCGAGGACATCCGCGCGCGCATCCTCGAAGTGCAGGAAAAGGCCGGCTTCATCCCCAATGTCTTTCTCGCGCTGGCGCGCCGCCCGGCCGAATGGCGCGCCTTCTTTGCCTACCACGACGCGCTGATGCTCAAGGAGGAAGGCAGCCTCACCAAGGGCGAGCGCGAGATGATCGTCGTCGCTACCAGCAGCGCCAACCAGTGCCTGTACTGCGTGGTGGCGCATGGCGCGCTGCTGCGCATCTACGAAAAGCAGCCGCTCGTGAGCGACCAGGTCGCGGCCAACTACCGCAAGGCCGACATCACGCCGCGCCAGCGCGCGATGCTGGACTTCGCACTCAAGCTCAGCCAGCGCTCGGCCGAGGTCGAAGAGGCCGACTTCGAACGCCTGCATGCGCACGGCTTTGACGACGAGGACATCTGGGACATCGCGGCGATCAGCGCCTTCTTCGGCCTGTCCAACCGCATGGCAAGCTTTGCCCACATCGAGCCCAACCCCGAGTTCTACCTGATGGGCCGCCTGCCGCGCGAGAAGAAGGCCTGA